The stretch of DNA CTGGAATGAATTTACTGGTGAAGGAAATGGATTCTCCTTTAAAAACTTTAATGCTCATGACATGCTCTATACCATTCAAAGAGCGATTAGCTTTTATCATGACCGTGATGTATGGGAAACCATTGTCACACAAGCAATGAAAATGGATTATAGCTGGGCACAGTCCGCATTCCGATATAACCAGCTCTACGCGGAGCTCATCTCAAGGAGTGAAACCCATGTTTTCTAGTACCACTGAGTTTAAGAAGACCTTTTTAAAAAGGCTTGAGATGCTGTGTGGGAAGAGTTTCTCAGAAAGCTCGAATAGAGACCACTATCAAACACTAGGGAATATGATTCGTGAATATGTGAGTAATGACTGGATTGCTACAAACGAACGGTATCATGCTGCCCAAGGTAAGCAGGTATATTATCTTTCCATTGAATATTTATTAGGAAAGTTACTAAGGCAAAATTTAATCAATCTAGGAATTGAAGAAACTGTCCAAGAAGGTCTCAAAGAACTGGAGATTGACCTGGGGGAGTTAGAAGAATTAGAAGCGGATGCGGGTCTAGGAAATGGCGGCTTAGGTAGATTAGCCGCCTGCTTTTTAGACTCCCTAGCATCCCTTAACCTTCCGGGACATGGTCACGGAATTCGGTATAAACATGGGTTATTTGAACAAAAAATTGTGGATGGCTATCAAGTGGAATTGCCTGAGCAATGGTTGCGGAGCGGAAATGTTTGGGAAATTAGGAAAGTAGACTATGCGGTAAAAATTCCATTTTGGGGTAAGGTGGAAGCCAAAATGGAAAATGGACGTCTGGTCTTTCAACATCTAAATGCGGAAACCGTTACAGCTGTGCCTCATGATATGCCAGTCATAGGATATAAATCAAATACCATTAATACTTTAAGGCTTTGGAATGCGGAACCATCGCAATTTCCTTTTCATAAGGATATTTTAAAATATAAGCGAGAAACCGAATCGATTTCTGAGTTTTTATATCCGGACGATACGCATGATGAAGGGAAAATTTTAAGATTAAAACAGCAATATTTTCTTGTTTCAGCTAGTATCCAATCCATTACTAAAAGCTACAGAAAACAACATACGAGCTTAAATCAGCTCCATGAACATATTTGTATTCATATCAATGATACTCACCCAGTACTTGCTATTCCTGAGTTAATGAGAATCCTTATTGATGAAGAAGGATTCGACTGGGAACAGGCATGGGAAATTACACAAAATACCATCTCATATACCAATCATACAACCTTATCAGAAGCCTTGGAAAAATGGCCAATCCATATTTTTCAGCCATTACTACCTAGAATTTATATGATTATTGAAGAAATTAATGAACGGTTCTGCAGGGAATTATGGAATCAAACGCCAGGTGATTGGGAGCGAATAAGGGGACTTGCAATCCTCGCTGATGATTTTGTAAAAATGGCCCATTTAGCGATTGTCGGAAGCTTTAGTGTCAATGGTGTGGCGAAGCTGCATACGGAGATCTTAAAGCAGCGGGAGATGAATCAGTTCTATCAGCTATATCCTGAAAAGTTTAATAACAAGACAAACGGAATTGCACACCGCCGCTGGCTGCTCAAAGCCAACCCGAAATTATCAACCCTTATCACTGAGTCGATTGGAGAATCCTGGACCTATTCAGGAACAGAACTCTCGAGCTTACTTAATTTTCAACATGATACCGCATTTTTAGAGCAGCTCCTTAAAATAAAAAATGAAAATAAGCAGGTACTGGCAGATATTATCCTTGATAAAACGGGAGTCGCCGTGGATACACAGGCAATCTTCGATGTTCAAGTAAAACGGCTTCATGCCTACAAGCGTCAACTGTTAAATGTGTTACATATTATGCACCTTTATAATAAGATTAGAGAGGATTCTAGTTTCTCGCTTGTACCAAGAGTGTTTATTTTTGGTGCAAAAGCATCTCCGGGGTATTATTATGCAAAGAAAATTATCAAATTAATTAATACGGTGGCTGAAAAAATAAATAATGACCCAAAAGTGAATGACCGCTTGAGAGTCGTTTTCCTTGAGAATTATCGTGTTTCTTTAGCTGAAAAAATCTTCCCTGCTGCAGATGTAAGTGAACAAATCTCAACGGCAAGCAAAGAAGCGTCAGGTACGGGAAATATGAAATTTATGATCAATGGCGCATTAACTGTAGGGACATTAGATGGTGCAAATATTGAAATAAAGGAATTAGTGGGCGACTCAAATATTTTTACATTTGGTCTAAGTGCAGAAGAAGTTCTCCATTATTATCAACATGGGGGATACCAATCCGTTGACTATTATCACCATGATGTTAGAATTCGCCAGGCAGTCGATCAACTGGTAAACGGATTTTTTCCTGGAGTCTACAACGAATTTGAGCCTATTTTTGATTCGTTACTTGAGGAAAACGATCAATATTTTGTCTTGAAGGACTTTGCTTCCTACGCTGATATTCAGCGTTCTGTTGGAGAAGCATTTATTGATCCTTTAAGATGGCAAAGAATGAGTTTAACGAACATTGCTCATGCAGGTTATTTTTCGAGTGACCGAACCATTCAAGAGTACGCGGATGGAATTTGGGGGATTAAATCAATCTAACAAAAAAGCTTCTGCTAAAATGGCAGAAGCTTTTTGTTTTATTTAAATATAATGTCCGATGAAAATTCCAATCGCTAATAAAAATCCAAAAATCGTATTGGTTTGGGCAGTTGCCTTCATTGCTGGTGCCATCTGAATTGGCAGCGTACCTTCGATAAAGCCTTTGATTGCTTTTATTGCTTTCGGTGCACTTAGTATAACAACTGCTGTCCAAATTGGTGCTTCATTGCTAATGATAAGCCCAAGAATCCAAACGTAAGAAAAGATAAACATGACAGCTAATAAGCGGATGGCTTTCTGTTTCCCAATAAGAATGGCTAATGTTTTACGACCATTTTCTTTATCACCGTCAAGGTCACGAATGTTATTTGAAAAATTAATCGCGCCAACCAACACTAATATGGGAATGGAGATAAGGATACTTGTCTTGGAAACAGTCCCTGTTTGGATAAAGAAAGTAATTAGAATAATTAACATTCCCATGAAAAAGCCTGAAAATAATTCACCAAATGGTGTGTAAGCTATCGGTAATGGACCACCGCTATATA from Bacillus sp. SLBN-46 encodes:
- a CDS encoding glycogen/starch/alpha-glucan phosphorylase; the protein is MFSSTTEFKKTFLKRLEMLCGKSFSESSNRDHYQTLGNMIREYVSNDWIATNERYHAAQGKQVYYLSIEYLLGKLLRQNLINLGIEETVQEGLKELEIDLGELEELEADAGLGNGGLGRLAACFLDSLASLNLPGHGHGIRYKHGLFEQKIVDGYQVELPEQWLRSGNVWEIRKVDYAVKIPFWGKVEAKMENGRLVFQHLNAETVTAVPHDMPVIGYKSNTINTLRLWNAEPSQFPFHKDILKYKRETESISEFLYPDDTHDEGKILRLKQQYFLVSASIQSITKSYRKQHTSLNQLHEHICIHINDTHPVLAIPELMRILIDEEGFDWEQAWEITQNTISYTNHTTLSEALEKWPIHIFQPLLPRIYMIIEEINERFCRELWNQTPGDWERIRGLAILADDFVKMAHLAIVGSFSVNGVAKLHTEILKQREMNQFYQLYPEKFNNKTNGIAHRRWLLKANPKLSTLITESIGESWTYSGTELSSLLNFQHDTAFLEQLLKIKNENKQVLADIILDKTGVAVDTQAIFDVQVKRLHAYKRQLLNVLHIMHLYNKIREDSSFSLVPRVFIFGAKASPGYYYAKKIIKLINTVAEKINNDPKVNDRLRVVFLENYRVSLAEKIFPAADVSEQISTASKEASGTGNMKFMINGALTVGTLDGANIEIKELVGDSNIFTFGLSAEEVLHYYQHGGYQSVDYYHHDVRIRQAVDQLVNGFFPGVYNEFEPIFDSLLEENDQYFVLKDFASYADIQRSVGEAFIDPLRWQRMSLTNIAHAGYFSSDRTIQEYADGIWGIKSI
- a CDS encoding 1,4-dihydroxy-2-naphthoate polyprenyltransferase, which translates into the protein MQPNIQQNSKPAVESNRGFQVWWQMTRPHTLTAAFVPVLLGTALALKLGNIHFGLFLAMLIASLLIQAATNMFNEYFDFKRGLDNEHSVGIGGSIVRDGIKPKTVMQIALSLYGIALLLGVYICLNSSWWLAAVGLVCMAVGYLYSGGPLPIAYTPFGELFSGFFMGMLIILITFFIQTGTVSKTSILISIPILVLVGAINFSNNIRDLDGDKENGRKTLAILIGKQKAIRLLAVMFIFSYVWILGLIISNEAPIWTAVVILSAPKAIKAIKGFIEGTLPIQMAPAMKATAQTNTIFGFLLAIGIFIGHYI